CCCGGTTCTCCGTGCCAGTGGCGACGGTTTTGTGGGAGCAGCGGCCTGTGTGGAGGTAGGCGCGGTGTCGGGTGTGGGAGCGGCGGCCTCGCCGCGATCAGCGCAGCGATGGTCTCATTGCAGAGTGCGTATCGCGGCGAGGCCGCCGCTCCCACAAGGACAGCTCCCACAAGGACAGCTCCCACAAGGACAGCTCCCACAAGGACCCTGCCCACAGTCGCCCTATATATCGTTCCTGCCTCAACCGCGGCGCGGATCAGGCACCACGCGGTCAAGCACCTTGGCCGATGCGATCACGCCGGGCACGCCGGCGCCGGGGTGGGTGCCGGCGCCGACCAGATACAGGTTGTCGACCTCTTCGCTCCGGTTGTGCGGCCGGAACCAGGCGCTCTGCGTCAGCACGGGTTCCAGGCTGAAGGCGGCGCCATTGACCGAATTCAGCCTGTCCTGGAAATCCTGCGGTGTCAGCATCATCGACGTGACGATCTCATCCGCCAGCCCGGGCAGGATGGAGTCGCTGAGGTATTTCTCGATCGCCTTGCGATAGGGTTCGGCCTTGTCGCGCCAGTCGGTGCCGCTGCCCAGATGCGGCACCGGCGACAGCACGTAGAAGGCGTCGCAGCCTTCCGGCGCCAGCGAGGTGTCGGTTTTCGTCGGCCGGTGCAGATAGAGGCTGAAGTCGTCGGCCACCACCTTGTTGCGGAAGATGTCGGTCAGCAGGCCTTCGTAGCGCGGACCGAGCAGGATGGTGTGGTGCTGCACGTCCGGGTACTGGCGGCGCGTGCCGAAGTACCACACGAACAGGCTCATCGAATACTTCGACTTCTCGAGGCGTCGGTTGGTCCAGCGCCGGCGGTGTTCCGGCGCCACCAGCTTGCGGTAGGTCCACGCCGCATCGGCATTCGACACCACCACATCGGCCGCGATGACTTCGCCCGATGCCAGCGTCACGCTGCGCGCGCGGCGGTCGGTCACATCAATGGATGCGACTTCCGCATTCATGCGCACCGTGTTGCCCTGGCCCTCCACCAGTCTGACCAGGCCCTTGACGATTTCGCCGGTGCCGCCCATCGCGAAATGAACGCCCCAGCGCCGCTCCAGATGCGAAATGAGGCACAGGATCGAGGTGGTCGTGAACGGGTTGCCACCGATCAGCAGCGGGTGAAAGCTCAGCACCGTGCGGATGCGCTCGTTCTTCACGTAGCTGGCGACCATCCCGTACACCGTGCGGTAGCTCTTCAGCCGGACCAGTTCGGGCGCGATCTTCAGCATCG
The sequence above is a segment of the Methyloversatilis sp. RAC08 genome. Coding sequences within it:
- a CDS encoding phytoene desaturase — encoded protein: MTPPSDSDRPHALVIGAGFGGLAAAVRLGARGYRVTVLEKLDAPGGRAYVYRQDGFTFDGGPTIITAPFLLEELWALCGKTFSDDIDLQPVAPFYRIRFDDGEHLDYSGDPETMRREIARFAPEDVDGYERFMKQAEAIFDVGFTQLVDISFADWTTMLKIAPELVRLKSYRTVYGMVASYVKNERIRTVLSFHPLLIGGNPFTTTSILCLISHLERRWGVHFAMGGTGEIVKGLVRLVEGQGNTVRMNAEVASIDVTDRRARSVTLASGEVIAADVVVSNADAAWTYRKLVAPEHRRRWTNRRLEKSKYSMSLFVWYFGTRRQYPDVQHHTILLGPRYEGLLTDIFRNKVVADDFSLYLHRPTKTDTSLAPEGCDAFYVLSPVPHLGSGTDWRDKAEPYRKAIEKYLSDSILPGLADEIVTSMMLTPQDFQDRLNSVNGAAFSLEPVLTQSAWFRPHNRSEEVDNLYLVGAGTHPGAGVPGVIASAKVLDRVVPDPRRG